A single window of Chloracidobacterium thermophilum B DNA harbors:
- the mltG gene encoding endolytic transglycosylase MltG — translation MAHLRRRLAWFAVVTVALLAAVGMGFLSYRSLHVPFSHRAADELITIEPGMGAREVVELLYERGIIPNRYPALVYLMLNPAGRRLQAGDYEFESPIAPLAALEKIRRGAVATRRIMFRPGLTIYEVNDLLPNRPANGKLDPALLDVRLIADLDPQATSLEGYIFPDTYIVPKRATNAEILAEAVARFRRAWTPELRQQAEARRLTLREVVTLASMIEKEAADDAERPLVASVFHNRLRKGMRLECDPTFIYAAKLNGTWDDNVNNPAHRRLLSPYNTYLSPGLPPGPIASPGEKSLRAALQPAQTEYLYFVLGPGGRHRFSRNEAEHQVAVAEYRRLQRAQRPGLHTQLINKK, via the coding sequence ATGGCACATCTACGCCGCCGACTCGCCTGGTTTGCGGTCGTCACAGTCGCTCTTCTGGCTGCGGTTGGGATGGGATTTCTGTCCTACCGGAGCCTGCACGTACCGTTCAGTCACCGGGCTGCCGACGAACTCATCACCATCGAGCCGGGGATGGGCGCGCGCGAGGTCGTGGAACTGCTCTACGAGCGCGGCATCATCCCGAACCGCTACCCGGCACTGGTCTATCTGATGCTCAACCCGGCCGGACGCCGTTTGCAGGCCGGAGACTACGAGTTTGAATCGCCGATTGCTCCGCTGGCCGCACTGGAAAAAATCCGCCGGGGCGCGGTTGCCACGCGCCGCATCATGTTTCGGCCCGGGTTGACCATCTACGAGGTCAACGACCTGCTGCCAAACCGTCCCGCCAACGGAAAGCTCGATCCGGCACTGCTGGACGTGCGCCTGATTGCTGACCTTGACCCACAGGCCACCAGCCTTGAAGGGTACATTTTCCCGGATACCTACATTGTTCCGAAACGGGCGACGAATGCCGAAATCCTGGCCGAGGCGGTGGCCCGTTTCCGCCGGGCCTGGACGCCGGAACTGCGCCAGCAGGCGGAAGCCCGCCGCCTGACACTGCGGGAAGTTGTCACTCTGGCTTCCATGATCGAAAAGGAAGCCGCTGACGATGCCGAACGCCCGCTGGTGGCGAGTGTCTTCCACAACCGGCTGCGCAAGGGTATGCGTCTGGAATGCGACCCGACGTTCATCTACGCCGCCAAGCTCAACGGCACGTGGGATGACAACGTCAACAACCCGGCGCACCGCCGCCTGCTGTCGCCCTACAACACCTACCTTTCTCCGGGGCTGCCGCCGGGGCCGATTGCCTCGCCGGGTGAAAAATCGCTGCGGGCCGCCCTTCAGCCGGCGCAGACGGAGTATCTGTACTTCGTGCTGGGCCCCGGCGGACGACATCGCTTCTCGCGCAACGAAGCCGAGCATCAGGTGGCCGTGGCTGAGTATCGCAGGCTTCAGCGCGCGCAGCGTCCGGGGCTGCATACCCAGCTCATCAACAAGAAGTAA